Proteins encoded by one window of Nitrospirota bacterium:
- a CDS encoding nucleotidyltransferase family protein, producing the protein MGQSKQLLPLKDKPMIRHCLDALISSGIKDIVVVLGSGDMRTVMAVKGLPVYIVFNNVPESDMAGSVRTGLKSVLNSSTGVLISLADQPLVSVETIKTLVAHHEEGPDKILIPQYETKKGHPVLLPKNLLEDIFPDGTLRDIIRKHSDRVILVPVTDEGVIIDVDTTEDYNRILKIVTNEPGLP; encoded by the coding sequence ATGGGCCAATCGAAACAACTCCTTCCACTTAAAGATAAGCCGATGATAAGGCACTGTCTCGACGCCCTGATATCATCAGGAATAAAAGATATCGTCGTAGTGCTTGGCAGCGGGGATATGCGCACGGTCATGGCGGTGAAGGGACTCCCGGTGTATATCGTGTTCAATAATGTTCCAGAAAGCGATATGGCTGGATCCGTGAGGACCGGCCTGAAGTCGGTACTGAATTCATCTACCGGCGTACTGATAAGCCTTGCGGACCAGCCGCTTGTTTCGGTCGAGACGATAAAAACCCTTGTCGCCCATCACGAAGAGGGACCGGACAAGATCCTGATCCCGCAATATGAAACAAAGAAAGGCCACCCCGTGCTCTTGCCGAAAAATCTGCTGGAAGATATTTTCCCCGACGGCACACTGAGAGATATTATCAGAAAGCATTCCGACAGAGTCATCCTTGTCCCGGTAACTGATGAAGGTGTAATTATTGATGTTGATACAACGGAAGATTACAACAGGATACTAAAGATCGTAACGAATGAACCTGGTCTGCCGTAA
- a CDS encoding PAS domain-containing protein, with translation MNDEKTREQLEKELAGMRRRISELESDHRRADQLILQSILNWEETFNNITDMITIHDKDYNIIHANKAAEKILGLSFLNGAKAKCYKHYHGEGSPPTGCPSCQCLKTGEPVIFERYEPHLKRYVEIRAMPQFDNSNQLIGLIHIVRDITERKQMEEALRRAHDELEMRVNERTAELMNASSEIMTANEEMLNEIAVRVKVEKALRESESKFKKLSQEFNVLLDAIPDNIVLLSPELKIMWANKAASSELSYDKSHSRRQYCYRMCSNFSSNQKSCPTLMSFITGREENGQVSSPDGRFLDVRAFPIADESGKVKSVIEVARDITVRVRMEEESRLIQAKLIHANKMTSLGTLVSGVAHEINNPNTFIKSNAQFIAKTWKDVGRVLEKFSKKNGDFLAAGLPYSEVQRLMPEVIKGIDDGSVRIQEIVNNLRNFAKPEKANLDGKVNVNDIVVAAKTILNNHINKCTAKFQLICGKNIPSVRGSSQQIEQVVINLIMNSLESLKDKSCGVRVSTSYNKKSKYVIIRVKDEGVGMTRDTLERITEPFFTTKLERGGTGLGLSISYAIIKEHRGTLEFESEYRKGTTATVKLPVYNIRQKTKPVSA, from the coding sequence ATGAATGACGAAAAGACCAGAGAGCAACTCGAAAAAGAATTAGCAGGAATGCGCAGGCGCATTTCCGAGCTTGAAAGCGACCACAGGCGCGCCGATCAACTTATCCTCCAGTCAATACTGAATTGGGAGGAGACCTTCAACAACATCACCGACATGATCACCATCCATGACAAAGACTACAACATCATCCACGCCAACAAAGCGGCGGAGAAAATCCTCGGTCTGTCTTTCTTAAACGGCGCAAAGGCAAAATGCTATAAACATTACCACGGTGAAGGCTCGCCCCCAACAGGCTGCCCCAGCTGCCAATGCCTAAAGACAGGAGAGCCTGTTATCTTTGAAAGATATGAGCCCCATCTAAAAAGGTACGTTGAGATAAGGGCCATGCCGCAGTTCGATAACAGTAATCAACTCATTGGCCTGATCCATATTGTCAGGGACATCACTGAAAGAAAACAGATGGAAGAGGCGCTGCGAAGGGCGCATGACGAATTAGAGATGCGCGTCAATGAGCGGACAGCGGAGCTGATGAACGCCTCATCGGAGATAATGACGGCCAATGAAGAGATGCTGAATGAGATCGCGGTCCGAGTGAAGGTCGAAAAAGCTTTGCGCGAGAGCGAGAGTAAATTCAAAAAACTCTCGCAGGAATTCAACGTCCTCCTGGACGCTATCCCGGACAATATCGTCCTGCTTTCACCCGAGCTGAAAATAATGTGGGCCAACAAAGCCGCCTCCTCGGAGCTTAGCTATGACAAATCTCATTCACGCAGGCAGTACTGTTACAGGATGTGTTCCAATTTCTCATCCAACCAGAAGAGCTGTCCCACGCTGATGAGTTTTATAACCGGCAGGGAAGAGAACGGCCAGGTATCATCTCCGGACGGAAGGTTTTTAGACGTCAGGGCCTTTCCGATTGCGGACGAGTCGGGAAAGGTAAAAAGCGTTATTGAGGTTGCAAGAGATATAACCGTCAGGGTGCGCATGGAAGAAGAGTCCCGGCTGATCCAGGCAAAGCTTATCCACGCCAACAAGATGACGTCGCTTGGCACACTCGTCTCAGGCGTGGCGCATGAGATAAATAACCCCAACACATTTATCAAATCCAACGCGCAGTTCATTGCCAAGACATGGAAGGACGTAGGCCGAGTCCTTGAGAAATTCTCCAAAAAGAACGGAGATTTTCTTGCGGCGGGACTGCCTTATTCCGAGGTGCAAAGGCTCATGCCCGAGGTGATCAAAGGGATCGATGACGGCTCCGTAAGAATACAGGAGATAGTGAACAACCTGAGAAATTTTGCCAAACCCGAAAAGGCAAACCTGGACGGGAAGGTCAATGTTAATGACATTGTGGTTGCGGCCAAGACCATTCTCAATAATCACATCAATAAGTGCACGGCAAAGTTTCAATTGATCTGCGGCAAGAATATCCCGTCGGTCAGAGGCAGCTCCCAGCAGATAGAACAGGTAGTAATTAATCTTATAATGAACTCGCTGGAATCACTGAAAGACAAGAGCTGCGGGGTCCGCGTGTCCACCTCTTACAATAAAAAATCGAAGTATGTAATAATCAGGGTCAAAGACGAGGGCGTGGGAATGACGAGAGATACCCTTGAGCGCATCACCGAGCCTTTCTTTACCACCAAGCTAGAAAGGGGAGGCACGGGATTGGGGCTTTCGATCTCATATGCCATTATCAAAGAGCACAGAGGGACGCTGGAATTTGAATCCGAATACAGGAAGGGCACAACTGCAACCGTCAAGCTTCCCGTGTATAATATAAGACAAAAAACAAAACCCGTCAGCGCTTAG
- a CDS encoding XdhC family protein: MEIYEEIIRLKNEGRACVVATIVQCIGSSPQREGAKMLVRDDGSIMGTLGGGCIEAEVVQASLMALKNGAPQTIPFELTEKHGGLVCGGKVLVFIEPVIREPRLVILGAGHVGKALSAVARFSGFHVTVSDDREEHANRKNVPHAHDIVVHEFGSIFAKLDNDKNTYIVIATRGHNHDLDALRAALKTEACYVGLLGSRRKKALLFKTLRDEGHSEEAVSRIITPVGLSIGSVTPEEIAISIMAQIIQHRRENALSGLSDLSCSRLIKEDGPIETTPST; this comes from the coding sequence ATGGAAATTTATGAAGAGATAATCAGGTTGAAAAATGAGGGAAGGGCGTGCGTTGTTGCGACTATAGTGCAGTGCATCGGCTCATCGCCTCAGAGGGAAGGGGCCAAGATGCTCGTTCGGGACGACGGCTCCATTATGGGGACCCTTGGAGGCGGATGCATCGAAGCGGAAGTAGTGCAGGCTTCATTGATGGCGCTGAAAAACGGCGCTCCGCAGACCATCCCGTTTGAGCTCACTGAAAAACACGGGGGCCTTGTCTGCGGGGGGAAGGTCCTTGTCTTTATTGAACCGGTCATACGCGAGCCGCGTCTCGTGATACTTGGCGCGGGACATGTGGGGAAGGCGCTTTCGGCAGTGGCAAGGTTTTCAGGTTTTCATGTAACGGTCAGTGATGACAGGGAAGAACACGCAAACAGGAAAAACGTCCCCCATGCGCATGATATTGTCGTTCATGAATTCGGTAGCATATTCGCCAAACTCGATAATGATAAAAATACATACATTGTGATCGCTACAAGGGGACACAATCACGACCTCGATGCATTGAGGGCCGCGCTAAAAACAGAGGCATGTTATGTAGGGCTGCTTGGCAGCAGGCGTAAAAAGGCACTGCTTTTCAAAACACTCCGGGATGAAGGACATTCGGAAGAAGCAGTGAGCAGGATCATTACTCCCGTTGGACTCTCCATCGGTTCTGTGACGCCTGAGGAGATAGCTATAAGCATTATGGCGCAGATCATTCAGCACAGGAGGGAAAATGCCCTATCAGGTCTCAGCGATCTGTCTTGCAGCAGGCTCATCAAAGAGGATGGGCCAATCGAAACAACTCCTTCCACTTAA
- a CDS encoding HDOD domain-containing protein, translated as MQDRRTEIGRIIKDTRSLPTLPGIITKLTALAEDGKVSVNEMARVVSSDQVLSAKVLKLVNSPFYGFSGRISTVSKALILLGVNVVKSLAISSSIFEMMEKNILGLWEHSLGTAVAANIIARRLNLPEWEEISTAALLHDIGKVIIKIRLEKEYDDLLSLIKEKELSMIEAERQLLEIDHAEIGQWLARTWNMPEKLIEPIAFHHNVEKSSAQQVKTAVVHIADVLVKASGFGYSGDGFVPRIQPVAWERLGLNEEILKDIIEDFEDQLIEAKNFSLEIQAKSEPQA; from the coding sequence ATGCAGGATAGAAGGACCGAGATAGGCCGCATCATAAAGGACACCCGATCACTTCCGACCCTCCCCGGCATTATTACAAAACTGACAGCGCTTGCGGAGGACGGCAAGGTATCGGTCAATGAAATGGCAAGGGTTGTCTCATCCGACCAGGTGCTCTCCGCGAAGGTCTTAAAGCTCGTCAACTCTCCCTTTTACGGTTTCTCGGGCCGCATCTCGACCGTTTCCAAGGCGCTGATTCTGCTTGGGGTAAACGTCGTGAAAAGCCTTGCGATCAGCAGTTCCATCTTTGAAATGATGGAAAAGAATATTTTAGGGCTCTGGGAGCATTCCCTGGGGACCGCTGTTGCCGCCAATATTATCGCGAGAAGACTGAATCTCCCTGAATGGGAAGAGATTTCCACTGCAGCTCTTTTGCACGACATCGGAAAGGTGATCATAAAAATAAGGCTCGAAAAGGAGTACGATGACCTCCTGTCCCTGATCAAGGAAAAAGAACTCTCAATGATAGAGGCCGAACGGCAACTGCTTGAGATCGACCACGCGGAGATCGGGCAGTGGCTTGCAAGGACCTGGAACATGCCTGAAAAGCTCATAGAGCCGATCGCGTTTCACCATAATGTTGAAAAATCATCCGCGCAGCAGGTGAAGACCGCGGTCGTGCATATCGCCGATGTCCTCGTCAAGGCCAGCGGCTTCGGTTACAGCGGGGACGGCTTCGTACCGCGCATCCAGCCGGTCGCGTGGGAGAGGCTCGGTTTAAATGAAGAGATTTTGAAAGATATCATAGAGGATTTTGAAGACCAGTTGATCGAAGCGAAAAATTTCAGTTTGGAGATCCAGGCCAAGAGTGAGCCCCAGGCGTAA
- the waaF gene encoding lipopolysaccharide heptosyltransferase II, which yields MKILIRGVNWIGDAVLTTPSIRAIRRAYPDARISLLVKPWVSEIYKENPDINEVILYDEGYKGIAGKLKLAKRLRQERFDIAILFQNAFDAALITWLAGIPKRIGYKRDGRGFLLTKAIPVTIDILSQHQVYYYLNILKAIGIETKETHPYIYLSDEERQWARDVFFNPQSPTPNPRLLIGINPGATYGSAKRWMPERFAEVIRRTIDEVNGRVIIFGSKSEVEIADEIVSSVGAIRKSSLLNMAGKTTLRQLASLISECDAFITNDSGPMHMAAALFVPVVAIFGSTNKMTTGPFGEGHRIIVKDLSCSPCMERECPEGHLKCMAEISADDVFASLKEVLPMRSAVFLDRDGTIIEDKNYLNSFDEVVISPDAKESLQKLKDSGFKLIGVTNQSGIVRGIVDEKFVIELSAFLQKELGIDNFYYCPHHPDQHCPCRKPEPMMPLMARLRHGTTLRSSYVIGDKELDVQLAWKIGARGILLSPSQPESTCAAYVAKDLTRAVQWILDNEKE from the coding sequence ATGAAAATTTTGATACGCGGGGTAAACTGGATCGGGGACGCGGTCCTCACCACCCCTTCTATCAGGGCCATACGCCGCGCATATCCTGATGCCCGCATAAGCCTGCTCGTCAAGCCGTGGGTCTCCGAGATATATAAAGAGAATCCTGACATCAATGAGGTCATTCTCTACGATGAAGGTTATAAAGGCATCGCGGGAAAATTAAAGCTGGCTAAACGACTGCGGCAGGAAAGATTCGATATCGCGATACTTTTTCAAAATGCATTTGACGCCGCTTTAATTACCTGGCTTGCGGGAATACCTAAACGGATAGGCTACAAAAGGGACGGCCGCGGGTTCCTTCTGACAAAGGCCATACCCGTAACAATAGACATCCTCTCACAGCATCAGGTCTACTACTATCTGAACATTCTTAAAGCCATCGGCATTGAAACAAAAGAGACACATCCTTACATTTATCTCTCCGATGAAGAAAGACAATGGGCGAGAGATGTGTTTTTTAATCCCCAATCCCCAACCCCCAATCCCCGGCTTTTAATCGGCATTAATCCCGGCGCAACTTACGGCTCTGCAAAAAGGTGGATGCCTGAAAGATTCGCGGAGGTGATACGCAGGACCATTGATGAAGTAAACGGAAGGGTCATAATATTCGGCAGTAAATCAGAGGTTGAGATTGCGGATGAGATTGTTTCATCTGTAGGGGCGATTCGCAAATCGTCCTTACTCAACATGGCGGGAAAAACCACCTTGCGGCAGCTCGCCTCATTAATCTCAGAATGTGATGCATTCATAACCAATGACTCAGGCCCCATGCACATGGCCGCCGCTCTTTTTGTTCCGGTTGTCGCAATATTCGGGTCAACTAACAAAATGACAACCGGCCCTTTCGGGGAGGGACACAGGATTATTGTAAAAGACCTTTCTTGCTCACCTTGCATGGAAAGAGAATGTCCTGAAGGACATCTGAAGTGCATGGCGGAGATTTCCGCAGATGACGTATTCGCCTCATTAAAAGAAGTCCTCCCGATGCGCAGCGCCGTCTTTCTTGACCGCGATGGAACAATCATTGAAGACAAGAATTATTTAAACAGCTTTGATGAGGTGGTAATTTCCCCTGATGCGAAAGAGAGTTTGCAGAAATTGAAAGACTCCGGCTTTAAACTGATCGGCGTAACCAATCAGTCGGGGATTGTTAGGGGAATTGTAGATGAAAAATTTGTGATTGAATTAAGCGCCTTCCTGCAAAAGGAGCTTGGGATAGATAATTTCTACTACTGCCCTCATCATCCTGATCAGCATTGCCCCTGCAGGAAACCTGAGCCGATGATGCCCCTTATGGCAAGGCTCAGGCACGGGACAACTCTAAGGTCTTCCTATGTGATCGGGGACAAGGAGTTGGACGTGCAGTTAGCCTGGAAAATCGGGGCCAGGGGAATTTTATTATCACCTTCACAGCCTGAAAGCACCTGCGCCGCATACGTTGCAAAAGACCTGACCCGCGCTGTCCAATGGATATTGGACAATGAAAAAGAGTAA